The Aedes aegypti strain LVP_AGWG chromosome 3, AaegL5.0 Primary Assembly, whole genome shotgun sequence genome contains a region encoding:
- the LOC5574262 gene encoding uncharacterized protein LOC5574262, whose product MNIMKLDLLLICFLIAVWSSPATGARQQLRSEVVYNERNLKEGRYKYGYAVKQGETQFHHQRSLDGAMYGCYGYVDPQGKLFITHYLADKAGYRLVNMANLDKKLLDRIRTLGSAEHPLEVQNLFPLECQADGDIKVLQETSAQLKSTLQSPTPYGNGRDRSSSSSISNSVERIVVTNQPESQPSVAVRQPQKKTLNQAVQPIKQLSQSSGNEVKELLSRNRKVDQTSNSASLANQKSVGSVEAKQDPMVRNYIKPNLRSQNTGKSFGSRFSVGSDGSTYIPVTVIDTNDRPIGRLIPLRGSGAVWYPTASIRKIPDAMKAADVMVETRRTDTVNAVVDPAEKPARLEETSLKNEYEKEEKHGERKLAQENLEASNEDFAKTIVVEKDNTVAEQNVEEKLDIVNSDQIETMDNPESTIEQDQPKESNEDVQRIEPKVLDLTAENKAHSDQIEPENVRTDQVDTAITGSDSVETETLVALEIPVVAKSEITLDESNAFGTASSGRYEPVASNPTEAESLFEQPINSQVKSEYSAPLGQPQKLTPHFRGNVKYKDYANSPSKPVDTSDSKIRRTGSVEKNDIRKTGETFTGKINSGFREDANVKLTENFGRIQQNASPDSVSPKKTTDNVVEHPLYVEINDDQSRSELVESLPVSEPERTDQVIENTPKAYEPQMDSSEDSSSFIPSREEADASPKDFKHDSESAQSLGKSSSEAEINTEIDTQPISIEIQDQDGITKIISNDNHLNLDLENVHQVAENPIQEVNEAADITFQGVEDALTLDSHSDIRTEEQNSNNEFEKLVESDLSETVSSDQNSNEHAENLEPINRQDIEKVDATTIPLISQESIVDTKPAVKQTPSLSKQKLDLIRSILGAPAARQENTFENYLDDSVVVEAANDESHRLMIPKLPATPRTTTEGNNAETITVSYAYSNAGKPPVLPRPTTSYRPSVSNTYFQATTTTTSKPARTTIGPSGDIYDEVEEDVAPPRPVAPPRPVAPPRPVQMSPQIPPKPSTTDSSYSIQPSISSNCYEVILQVPADAKQVLLKTESPEFRVFGDSDPANRIRQIHPGVYEVNIGATSGIKFRQYEQFQHRDANKLMLDIAKGFNYGELVPQPVNRGPTDLRDSTLNNPYLPLVSIEQAQEAGNVELVTVGADSHELSQEQRALLGLVPSWRKVLLYY is encoded by the coding sequence TTCAGCAGAACATCCTCTGGAAGTGCAGAATCTATTCCCACTGGAGTGCCAAGCCGATGGGGACATCAAAGTTTTACAGGAAACATCTGCCCAGTTGAAAAGCACACTACAATCTCCGACCCCGTATGGAAACGGCCGCGATCGCAGTTCTTCTTCTTCGATTTCAAACTCAGTAGAGCGAATTGTCGTGACAAATCAACCAGAATCTCAGCCGTCTGTTGCGGTTAGACAGCCTCAGAAGAAGACATTGAATCAAGCAGTTCAGCCAATCAAACAGTTGAGTCAATCAAGCGGAAATGAGGTCAAGGAATTGTTGTCAAGAAACCGAAAGGTCGATCAGACATCGAATTCGGCATCTTTGGCTAATCAGAAAAGTGTTGGTTCAGTTGAAGCGAAACAGGACCCTATGGTAAGGAATTACATCAAACCAAACCTGCGAAGTCAGAATACAGGCAAAAGTTTTGGCAGTAGATTCAGTGTTGGATCGGATGGGTCAACCTACATACCGGTCACCGTAATCGATACCAATGATAGACCCATTGGCAGATTGATACCTCTGAGAGGTTCCGGGGCAGTTTGGTATCCTACTGCCAGTATCAGGAAGATTCCTGATGCGATGAAGGCTGCTGATGTGATGGTGGAGACTCGTAGAACAGACACTGTCAATGCGGTTGTTGACCCGGCCGAGAAGCCAGCTCGATTAGAAGAGACTTCATTGAAAAATGAATACGAAAAGGAGGAGAAACACGGCGAAAGAAAATTGGCTCAAGAAAATTTGGAAGCTTCAAATGAAGATTTTGCCAAAACAATTGTGGTGGAAAAAGATAACACTGTCGCAGAGCAAAATGTCGAGGAAAAGCTTGACATAGTAAACTCTGACCAAATAGAAACTATGGATAATCCAGAATCTACCATTGAACAGGATCAACCAAAAGAATCAAACGAAGATGTCCAACGTATTGAGCCGAAGGTTTTGGATCTTACCGCTGAAAATAAAGCTCACTCAGATCAAATAGAACCAGAAAATGTGAGGACTGATCAAGTAGATACTGCCATTACCGGTAGCGATTCTGTTGAAACAGAAACATTAGTTGCACTTGAAATACCCGTTGTAGCAAAGAGTGAAATCACTTTGGATGAATCTAATGCTTTCGGAACAGCAAGTTCCGGAAGATATGAACCTGTTGCCTCAAATCCTACCGAAGCAGAATCACTATTTGAACAACCGATAAACAGCCAAGTCAAATCGGAATATTCTGCACCTCTTGGGCAGCCACAGAaattaacaccccattttagaGGAAATGTAAAATACAAGGATTATGCTAATTCACCATCGAAACCCGTCGATACTTCTGACTCAAAGATTCGTAGAACTGGATCCGTTGAAAAGAACGACATCAGGAAAACAGGAGAAACTTTCACCGGTAAGATTAATTCGGGCTTTCGTGAAGATGCGAACGTGAAACTGACGGAAAATTTTGGACGCATCCAACAAAACGCAAGTCCTGACAGTGTGAGCCCTAAGAAAACAACGGACAACGTCGTTGAACATCCATTGTACGTTGAAATTAACGATGATCAATCGAGATCTGAACTTGTTGAATCGTTACCGGTGTCTGAACCCGAACGTACTGATCAAGTAATCGAAAACACACCAAAAGCTTATGAACCACAGATGGATAGCTCTGAAGATAGTTCAAGTTTCATACCATCGAGGGAAGAAGCAGATGCATCTCCGAAAGACTTTAAACATGACTCGGAATCAGCTCAAAGCCTAGGAAAAAGTTCAAGTGAGGCTGAGATAAACACGGAGATAGATACTCAACCGATCTCAATCGAAATACAAGATCAAGATGGCAtcacaaaaataatttcaaatgataaTCATCTGAATCTCGATTTGGAAAATGTCCATCAAGTTGCTGAAAACCCAATTCAAGAAGTCAACGAGGCCGCTGATATAACTTTTCAAGGAGTAGAAGATGCTCTAACTCTTGATTCTCATTCTGACATTAGAACTGAGGAACAAAACTCGAACAATGAATTCGAAAAATTGGTTGAAAGCGATCTCTCTGAAACTGTAAGCTCAGATCAAAACTCCAATGAACATGCAGAAAACTTAGAGCCTATCAACCGTCAAGACATTGAAAAAGTTGACGCTACAACGATCCCATTGATCTCCCAGGAATCTATCGTAGATACAAAACCCGCTGTAAAACAAACTCCATCTCTCAGCAAACAAAAACTAGATTTGATTCGTTCTATTCTCGGTGCACCTGCTGCCAGACAAGAGAACACATTTGAGAATTATCTGGACGACTCCGTTGTTGTAGAAGCAGCCAATGATGAATCACATCGATTGATGATTCCAAAGCTTCCTGCCACTCCACGAACAACCACTGAAGGCAATAACGCAGAGACAATCACCGTATCGTACGCATACAGTAATGCAGGTAAACCACCTGTATTACCCCGTCCAACCACCAGTTATCGTCCAAGTGTTTCGAACACCTATTTCCAAGCCACGACAACAACTACCTCGAAACCGGCCCGCACTACTATTGGCCCCAGTGGAGATATCTACGATGAAGTTGAAGAAGACGTTGCGCCTCCAAGGCCTGTTGCTCCACCTCGACCGGTCGCTCCTCCTCGTCCAGTACAAATGTCTCCTCAGATTCCTCCCAAACCCAGCACTACCGATTCCAGCTACTCCATCCAGCCATCCATATCGTCCAACTGCTACGAAGTAATCCTCCAAGTCCCGGCCGATGCCAAGCAGGTCCTGCTCAAAACCGAATCGCCTGAATTCCGTGTCTTCGGAGACAGTGATCCGGCGAATCGAATCCGACAGATCCATCCTGGAGTCTACGAGGTCAACATCGGTGCCACCAGCGGAATCAAGTTCCGTCAGTATGAACAGTTCCAACACAGGGACGCAAACAAGCTCATGTTGGACATTGCTAAAGGTTTCAACTATGGAGAGTTGGTGCCGCAGCCTGTCAACCGAGGACCTACAGACTTACGTGACAGTACCTTGAACAATCCGTACTTGCCGTTGGTGTCGATTGAGCAAGCCCAGGAGGCTGGCAATGTGGAACTCGTGACCGTCGGGGCGGATAGTCACGAACTAAGCCAAGAGCAGCGCGCTTTGCTCGGTTTGGTTCCATCCTGGAGGAAGGTTTTGCTCTACTACTGA